Proteins from a genomic interval of Bacillota bacterium:
- the polX gene encoding DNA polymerase/3'-5' exonuclease PolX — translation MKNLELAQQFERIASLLEIVGESPFKIRAYRRVARTLIELPEPVEEVARQGRLRELPGVGEAISSKIEEWLSTGKMGLLERLQQQVPEGLAELMEIPGIGARTAGLLYERLGVASLAELEAAARAGKVRQIKGMGARTEAAILEGIERFRKRAGRQPMPYLLAAGEALAAGIKGLAGVQAVNLAGSLRRAEEMATDVDLVVAGPRVEQTAEAVRAYLGAGVQEQAGPWPGTVRIRGKAPGGTPVDVWVVPLEAVASALFLATGPAAHVEAVTARLSERGWRWEAGRLACTREADRDPANPAWPQGEEEIYARAGLPWIAPELRWGLDEVDLAARGELPRRLVELSDIQGDLHVHTVASDGVAPPEAMVEGARDRGLSYLAITDHSPSLTVARGLSAERLAAHAARIRGLSHTLGFPVLAGSEVDIRPDGTLDYPDEVLAGLDWVVASIHSHFRLDAEATTRRLVAACEHPLVHALGHPSGRLLGRRDPYAVDLEAVLRRAAETGTAVEINATPDRLDLNADWARRARAMGVKFVIGTDAHSPAQLAFMGYGVLVARRAGLCPGDVLNTGDIDALRRYALRRRA, via the coding sequence TTGAAGAACCTGGAGCTCGCGCAACAGTTCGAGCGCATCGCCTCGCTCCTGGAGATCGTCGGAGAGAGCCCCTTCAAGATCCGGGCCTACCGACGCGTGGCCCGTACCCTCATTGAACTCCCGGAACCCGTCGAAGAGGTAGCCCGCCAGGGTCGGCTTCGTGAGCTACCCGGCGTGGGTGAGGCCATCTCCAGCAAGATCGAGGAGTGGCTTTCGACGGGCAAGATGGGCCTGCTGGAGCGCCTTCAGCAGCAGGTGCCCGAGGGGCTCGCCGAACTCATGGAGATCCCCGGCATCGGCGCCCGTACCGCCGGGCTCCTCTACGAACGGCTCGGGGTCGCGTCGCTGGCGGAACTCGAGGCCGCGGCACGGGCCGGCAAGGTGCGGCAGATCAAGGGCATGGGGGCACGTACCGAGGCCGCCATCCTGGAAGGCATCGAACGCTTCCGCAAACGGGCCGGCCGGCAGCCGATGCCGTATCTTCTGGCGGCGGGAGAGGCGCTGGCTGCCGGCATCAAGGGCCTGGCGGGGGTGCAGGCGGTGAACCTGGCCGGCAGCCTGCGCCGGGCCGAAGAGATGGCCACCGACGTCGACCTGGTGGTGGCCGGGCCCCGGGTCGAGCAGACCGCTGAGGCGGTGCGCGCCTATCTGGGCGCGGGCGTTCAGGAGCAGGCCGGTCCATGGCCGGGTACGGTGCGGATAAGGGGCAAAGCGCCCGGAGGCACCCCCGTGGACGTGTGGGTGGTACCGCTCGAGGCGGTGGCAAGCGCCCTTTTCCTTGCAACGGGGCCTGCCGCCCACGTTGAAGCGGTGACTGCCAGGCTGTCGGAGCGGGGGTGGCGGTGGGAGGCGGGCCGCCTTGCCTGCACGCGGGAGGCTGACAGGGACCCTGCGAACCCGGCCTGGCCTCAGGGCGAGGAGGAGATCTACGCCAGGGCGGGCCTCCCGTGGATAGCCCCGGAGCTCAGGTGGGGGCTCGACGAGGTGGACCTGGCGGCCCGGGGCGAGCTTCCCCGGCGTCTGGTGGAGTTGTCCGATATCCAGGGGGACCTTCACGTCCACACCGTGGCAAGCGACGGCGTCGCGCCTCCCGAGGCCATGGTCGAGGGAGCCCGCGACCGGGGTCTGAGCTACCTTGCTATCACCGACCATTCGCCGTCCCTGACCGTGGCCAGGGGCCTCTCGGCCGAGCGGCTGGCAGCGCACGCCGCCCGCATTCGGGGGCTTTCGCACACCTTGGGCTTCCCGGTGCTGGCCGGCTCGGAGGTGGACATCCGCCCCGACGGCACCCTGGACTACCCGGACGAAGTGCTGGCCGGGCTCGACTGGGTTGTGGCTTCCATTCACTCCCACTTCCGGCTGGACGCCGAAGCCACGACGCGCCGCCTCGTCGCCGCCTGCGAGCACCCGCTGGTCCACGCTCTCGGGCACCCGTCCGGGCGCCTGCTCGGGCGGCGCGACCCGTACGCCGTCGACCTGGAGGCGGTCCTGCGACGGGCCGCCGAGACGGGCACCGCGGTCGAGATCAACGCCACGCCCGACCGGCTCGACCTCAACGCCGACTGGGCCCGCCGCGCCCGGGCGATGGGCGTGAAGTTCGTCATCGGCACCGATGCTCACTCGCCGGCGCAGCTTGCGTTCATGGGTTACGGGGTTTTGGTGGCGCGCCGCGCGGGCCTGTGCCCCGGGGATGTTCTCAACACGGGCGACATCGACGCCCTCAGGCGATACGCCCTCCGGCGACGGGCATAA
- a CDS encoding CvpA family protein: MNWQGGWTWLDAVWVVIIGALLLRGFLRGFFQELLEVLVLALAFYAGARLYTPLANWLVDRFGPLPEQAARAAAFGVVAAAILGAGLVLTGMVVHLVRLSPLSWVDSLGGALAGGAKGLAVVAALVVVLAGLPPGDLRDELSDSVISRELRALLPVVWGEIRQAFPDFVPPLPTLSEPGDAELPGGAPRRSSGSGAVI, translated from the coding sequence ATGAACTGGCAGGGCGGCTGGACGTGGCTCGATGCGGTATGGGTCGTCATCATCGGCGCGCTCCTCCTGCGCGGCTTTCTCCGGGGCTTCTTCCAGGAGCTTCTGGAAGTCCTGGTGCTGGCGCTGGCCTTCTACGCGGGAGCCCGCCTCTACACGCCGCTGGCTAATTGGCTGGTTGATCGGTTCGGGCCGCTACCGGAGCAAGCCGCCCGGGCCGCGGCGTTCGGGGTGGTGGCCGCGGCCATCCTCGGTGCCGGCCTGGTGCTGACCGGAATGGTGGTTCACCTGGTGCGCCTTTCGCCCCTGTCGTGGGTGGACAGCCTTGGAGGGGCGCTGGCGGGAGGCGCGAAGGGTCTGGCCGTGGTGGCGGCGCTGGTGGTGGTTCTGGCCGGCCTTCCGCCCGGAGACCTGCGGGACGAGCTTTCCGACTCCGTGATCTCACGGGAACTGCGCGCCCTTCTGCCGGTGGTGTGGGGCGAGATTCGCCAGGCCTTTCCTGACTTCGTCCCGCCGCTCCCGACGCTCTCCGAACCGGGCGATGCCGAACTGCCCGGGGGCGCCCCACGGCGGTCCTCCGGGAGCGGAGCCGTCATTTGA